The sequence AGGCCGTCGGTGGTCAGCCGGGCGGTGGTCACCAGGGCGGAGACGGCTCCGGGCAGGCGGTCGGCCGCGGCCCGGTCGAGACGGCCCGAGAGGTCGTCGATCTGGCCGGCGGCACGGGCGATCTGCCGCGCTCCGGCGGAGACACCGTCGGCGCCGTCGTGCAGGGTGGACGTCGCCGACGCGACCGTGGAAGTGCCCTGCTGTGCCACGCGGGTGGCCCCTACCAGCCGGTGTGCGCCATCAGCCGCGGTGGCCAGCTTGCCCCGCACGTCCGACAACTCCCCGTAGACGCTGCGCACATAGGCGGCGTGGGTGGCGGAGTTGACCTGCTCCTGCAGCTTGTTCTGCACCACCTCGGTCATGATGCCGGCGATGTAGTTGTGGGCATCGTTGAGTTCGATGTGGATGCCCGCCTGTTGCGGGCGGGTGTCGGCACCGGTGGCGAGTTTGCTGCTGAAGTCGGGCGGGATGGCGATGGTGAAGAAGTAGCGGCCGTGCTCCAGGCCGTCCCGGGCCTCGCCGGGGCCGACGAAGTGCCAGTCGAAGGTGCCGGACGCCTTGAGCTGTTGGACCAGTTGGTCTCCGGCGTTCACCCGGCGGCCCTGCTGCGCATGTGCCAGGTGGTCCTGGTTGACGACGGCGACCGGCATGCGGTCGGTCTTGCCGTACGGATCCCAGTTCGCCCAGAGGTACATGGCGCCGTACAGCAACGGCACCAGGCAGAGCAGGACGGGGACCAGTCGGCGCATCGGGCCGCGGAAGCGCCGGAGTTCCAGGAGCGCCAGCTTGACGGCTTTCATATGTCGGCGTCCTCTCGGACAGCGGCCGTCCCGGCCGGGAAGCGGTCACGGCTCCGTTGCGGCAGTGACAGCGCGATCAGGCCGGGGGTGGTGGGAGTGGGCGGGAGCGGGGGCGGGCGGAGGCAGCCGGCCAGCACCGTGGGTCCGTGGTCCTGGACCCGGTGCAGGGCCTCCCACACGGGACCGTGCGCTTCGGGCGGCAGGCCGTCGTCTACGTCGTCGATCACGAGGGCGCGGGGCTGTTCGGCGAGGGCCAGGGCGGTCGCCAGCAGCAGCCCGTCGGCGGGGCCGAGGTCCTCGACCAGGTCTGCCCCGCGTGGGGCGAGGTCCAGGGTCTCGCATGCCTGGCGGATACGGCGCTCCGTCACACCGGGGCTGGTCAGGCAGCGTTCGGCCATCACCTCTCGCACCCGCAGCCGTCCTTCGAGATCGATCGCGGGCGCGGCCCGGGCGATGGCGACCAGCCTGCGTACCCGGCGCCCCTCGGCGGGCAGGACGTGCCCGCCGACCCGGATGGCTCCGCCGGAGAGCCGCATCCGCCCGGCGAGCGCGAGCAGCAGAGAGGTACGCCCGGATCCGGCCGGGCCGTGAGCGACCAGCAGTCCGCCCGCCGGCACGTCCAGGTCCACTCCCTCGAACACCGGGCCTCTCGGCCCCCGCACACTCGCCCCGCGGGCCACCACGTCCACTCCAGCAGCTGTCATACAGCAACTTGTAGCCGGGGCTGAGCCGGCCAACCCACGCCTGTAGCAGGAGAGTTGTGATGCTCTTCACGTGTGTTGGCGGTAGCCCCGGGACCCAAGGGGGATGAGCGGATCCAGGTCCCGGCGGCCGCCCTGGGGCAGCTGCCTGCGAGCCAGCCCGGTCCTGGTCCTGGTCCTGGTCCTGGTCCGTGAAGCGGAACTCGGGCCCGTGCCCGGCCTGACTGCGAGGCGGCGGGAACCACCGGTGGGGCAGGTATCGCTGTGCACCCTCAAGTCTGACTCAGATAGCTGCGCTCTCCCCCTGCGTTCCGTACGTTGGAAATACCGAATGCTCGGAGTGCCGAATGATCGAGGTACCGGGTACTCGATGTACCAGAAGCTCGATGTACTGAATGCTACGAACGGAGACCGATGAAGACTCGCCTCAGCCGTCTGGCCTCACGCGCCGCATCATTCCTGCTGCACGGACGCCGGCCCCGGTTCGACCATTCCGAAGCTCACCGCGCCGCCCGGCCCCACCGCGACGCAGGACTGATCGACCACTACTGCCCCTCTTCCCCGGTGCAAGGCCCCATGTGACCACACGCCTCGGAGGAGGCGGGGCATTCCTGGATCCTGCGATCGGTCCGGTGTCGTCCTCTGCGGGGCAAGGAGCTCCACACCTTGGGCACCGGCCTCCTCCGCGCCCTTGGCGACACCCGCACCGTTCGCCGTCCCCCGCGCCTACGACGGCGACCTGACGGAGCGCCGGAACAGCACCCGCACCTGGGCCTTGCTGCCCCGATAGCTCTGGCCGCCAAGGCCGCCACGGGCATCCCGGCCACCCCGGCCACCCCGGCCACCCCGGCCACAGGAGGACTCCTGGGGCCGGACCTTTTCTCCGTGCACCAGCCCCCCGTGGCCGGTCGCCGAGGTGCGGCGAACGAGTAGGACCTCTTCATAATATTTCGGTAGCGACTGAGCGGTACCGACGATGCAGAGGTGCGCGGGTGAGAGCGGTTCGGAAATCCGGAGTCGGCGGCATTATGAGAATCCGTCCGACACCGCGGTGGGTCGTTCCTCTGTTCACGACCCTTGGGGTAGCACTGGTCCCCTGGACCCTGTATCTGGCGTTCACGCTTCCCCGGCGGGCCACGTTGGCTTCCTACGACGCACCGTGGGTGGGATTCGACATCGGCCTGGCCGCCGTCATCCTGCTGACGGCGGTGCTCGCCCACCGACGGCACCGGCACCTGGACCTTGCGGCCGTGGCGGTGACGACCATGCTCGTGGTCGATGCCTGGTTCGACGTGATGACCACGCCCCTTGGGGAGGCGGGTGGCATTCTCGTCGCATTGGCCACCGCCTGTCTGGTCGAACTTCCTCTTGCGGTGCTGTCGTTGTGGATCGCGCTGACCGCCGGCGACCTGACCGGCACCGGGCACCCGCAACCGCCTGGCCCGGAAGGCCGTACCCACCGGGCGCCCCCGAGCACGTCCGCATGACGTTGCCGCCACAGGCCGGGTATCTGATCCTTGGCGAGGCTTCACGCTCTTGGTATGGCTTCGTCCGTTAATATGCCCTGTAAATACGCACCCATTGGCCCATACCGGGTGAAAACTGCCTCTCGGGGCATCGGCCGTCGCATGGCGCAACCGGCCATCGCACGGTGCATCAGCGCGGGGTTCGCTCGCTTCCTGTGGGCGTTCCTGGTGGGCCGGGTGCGATCAACGGTGGGCATAGCCCCCGCGCCGACCGCCTGTCTCTGGTGGCGCGTCGCCGGTCGACGGTGACCGTTGCCGGTTGCCGGTTGCCGGTTGCCGATTGCCGATTGCCGATTGCCGATTGCCGATTGCCGGAACGCCTGCAGCCATCCGAAGCAACGGTGCTCCCACCGGTGTACACACGGGCGTTCAGAGGGAGAGGACACTGCGTGAGCGTGCAACAGGTGGGCGTCGTCGTCCACGAAGGGCGTCCCGCCGCCGTAGCGGCCGCCGACGTCGTCCGACGGTGGTGCGTACGCCAGGGCGTCGGCTGCGTCGCCATTGATGTATGGAATCCGGACGAGCAACGGCGGGACGCGCGTGAGGAGGTCGACGCCGCCGGCGGCCCCGACCTGATCGTCACACTCGGAGGGGACGGCACCTTCCTCCGTGGAGCGCGCCTGGCCGCGCAGAACGACGCTCTGGTCCTCGGCGTCGACCTCGGCACCCTCGGCTTCCTGACCGAAGTCCCCGCCGACGACGTCGAATGCGCGCTGGACACCATCCACGGCGGTCAGGTGGATGTCGAGACCCGTCTGATGCTGACGATGCGGGCGTCCCGGCCGCTGGGACTCCCCGAGGGAATGGAAGCGCTCCTGCGCTACGGCCGGGGTCCCGCGCTCCCTCCGCCGCTGGTACGCACCGACTGCGCCGTCGCCCGCGACTGGGGTGTGGCGCTCAACCTGACGGCC is a genomic window of Streptomyces sp. Edi2 containing:
- a CDS encoding ATP-binding cassette domain-containing protein is translated as MTAAGVDVVARGASVRGPRGPVFEGVDLDVPAGGLLVAHGPAGSGRTSLLLALAGRMRLSGGAIRVGGHVLPAEGRRVRRLVAIARAAPAIDLEGRLRVREVMAERCLTSPGVTERRIRQACETLDLAPRGADLVEDLGPADGLLLATALALAEQPRALVIDDVDDGLPPEAHGPVWEALHRVQDHGPTVLAGCLRPPPLPPTPTTPGLIALSLPQRSRDRFPAGTAAVREDADI